In a single window of the Bradyrhizobium sp. Ash2021 genome:
- a CDS encoding DUF1656 domain-containing protein codes for MKFVEVDLLGVYGAPISVMMVAAWFVTMVLRRVAGRFGLLAYVWHPALFVFTVYIIVLSSIVLVVSR; via the coding sequence TTGAAGTTCGTCGAGGTCGATCTGCTCGGCGTCTACGGTGCGCCGATCTCGGTGATGATGGTGGCGGCATGGTTCGTTACCATGGTCTTGCGCAGGGTCGCGGGCCGCTTTGGCTTGCTGGCCTACGTCTGGCATCCGGCGCTGTTCGTGTTCACGGTATACATCATCGTGCTGTCGTCAATCGTACTCGTCGTTTCACGCTGA
- a CDS encoding 2-hydroxyacid dehydrogenase, which yields MKIAFFSTQEFERHVLDEANQQFHHEIIFYREKLRRSTASVAAGCPAVCVFVNDVLDSATLSQLAADGTRLIALRCAGYDNVDLARAHQLKMAVVRVPAYSPQAVAEHAVALMMTLNRNTHRAYNRVRDGNFDLNGLVGFNMAGKTVGVVGTGKIGAALAQIMKGFGCRLLGYDMRSNPRCVEQGMKYTDLASLLSESDIVSLHCPLTPETMHLINRQTIALMKRGSMLINTSRGALIDARAAIDALKTRDHLWYLGIDVYEEEGSLFFKDRSSAIIQDDVFERLTTFPNTLITGHQAFLTHEALRQIAEVTLANVSDFESGAPKPENVVRAIRQPAPSMGLR from the coding sequence ATGAAAATTGCCTTCTTCAGCACGCAGGAGTTTGAACGTCATGTTCTGGACGAAGCCAATCAGCAATTCCACCACGAGATTATCTTTTACAGGGAGAAGTTGCGTCGGAGCACTGCCTCTGTGGCGGCCGGGTGCCCTGCTGTTTGCGTATTCGTAAACGACGTCTTGGATAGCGCGACACTATCGCAGCTCGCCGCGGACGGGACGCGACTGATCGCCTTGCGGTGTGCCGGCTACGACAATGTAGATCTAGCGCGCGCGCATCAGTTGAAGATGGCGGTAGTACGCGTTCCCGCCTATTCGCCGCAGGCGGTCGCCGAGCACGCCGTCGCTCTGATGATGACACTGAACCGGAATACCCACCGCGCATATAACCGCGTTCGCGACGGCAACTTTGATCTGAATGGCCTGGTCGGATTCAATATGGCAGGCAAGACCGTTGGTGTCGTTGGTACGGGCAAGATCGGCGCCGCGCTGGCGCAAATCATGAAAGGCTTCGGCTGCAGGTTGCTCGGTTACGACATGCGCAGCAACCCGCGCTGCGTGGAGCAGGGCATGAAGTACACCGATCTTGCATCGCTGCTGTCGGAATCAGACATTGTGTCGTTACATTGCCCCCTTACACCCGAAACTATGCACTTGATTAACAGGCAGACGATTGCCTTGATGAAACGTGGGTCGATGTTGATCAATACCTCACGGGGCGCACTGATAGACGCCCGCGCAGCAATCGATGCGCTGAAGACACGAGACCACCTGTGGTATCTAGGAATCGATGTATACGAGGAAGAAGGGTCTCTGTTCTTCAAGGATAGATCATCGGCGATCATACAGGACGATGTGTTTGAGCGCCTGACGACCTTTCCGAACACGCTAATTACCGGTCACCAAGCGTTCTTGACGCACGAGGCACTGCGACAAATCGCCGAGGTCACGCTGGCTAACGTAAGCGATTTCGAATCAGGAGCCCCCAAGCCGGAGAACGTCGTACGAGCCATCCGTCAACCAGCGCCATCAATGGGTTTGCGATGA
- a CDS encoding FUSC family protein → MPNVVDEPGCIDARSFPTRLGPLTSAVRAAGPPLLFGLRLWASVCLALYVAFWLQLDNAYWAGTSAALVCQPHLGASLRKGWFRMVGTLVGGVAIVVLTAWFPQSRAGFLIGLALWGAACALVATQLRNFAAYGAALAGYTAAIIASDELGAAGGTNGLAFTFAVTRVSEIWIGIVCGGIVLAGTDFGGAPRRLAALLGALSAQIASRFGSALTLAGSALSDMQPVRRELVRQVIALDPVIDQAIGESSRLHYHSRALRAAMDGLFEALAGWSAVVRRLARLPDDAARQEADAALNSVPLELRSAPSQGEAIPWLADPTGMRRLCEAAVRRLIAMPADTPSLRLLADQTARVLAGLAHLLDGLALLVADPARPRSRHRRVRLHVPDWLPAFFNASRAFITIGAVELFWIVTAWPNGALAITWTAISVILFAPRAEMAYAQAADFMTGTGLAVVCAAIFLFALLPNVESFTGLSVLMALYLIPVGALMAQPWRVSMFTPMAGNFVPLLAPANQMSYDTVQFYNAALAIVAGSGAAALSFRLLPPLSPALRSERLLALSLRDLRRLATVAVHRLGDDWEGRIYSRLAALSDQAEPLQRAQLLTALSVGTEIIHLRRIAPQLGLVSELDSALEALAQGNSVAATAGLTARDQRLALLRQGELQTSLAQRERGRVLVICDALVRHRCYFDAGAST, encoded by the coding sequence ATGCCGAACGTGGTTGACGAGCCGGGCTGCATTGACGCGAGGAGCTTTCCGACGCGATTAGGGCCCCTGACAAGCGCAGTCAGGGCCGCCGGCCCGCCGCTGCTGTTCGGCCTGCGACTGTGGGCCTCCGTCTGTCTGGCCCTCTACGTCGCGTTCTGGCTCCAACTCGACAACGCTTATTGGGCTGGCACGTCAGCGGCGCTGGTGTGCCAGCCGCATCTTGGCGCATCACTGCGCAAGGGATGGTTCCGAATGGTCGGCACTTTGGTGGGCGGGGTCGCGATCGTGGTGCTGACGGCGTGGTTCCCGCAAAGCCGCGCTGGTTTTCTCATCGGTCTGGCGCTGTGGGGAGCAGCCTGCGCGCTTGTCGCGACGCAGCTACGCAATTTCGCGGCCTACGGAGCAGCGCTGGCCGGCTACACGGCCGCGATCATCGCCAGCGATGAGCTCGGCGCGGCTGGCGGCACGAATGGCCTCGCCTTCACTTTCGCCGTCACCCGCGTCAGCGAGATCTGGATCGGGATCGTGTGCGGCGGCATCGTCCTTGCTGGAACAGATTTCGGCGGCGCTCCACGGCGGCTCGCGGCGCTGCTCGGGGCCCTGTCAGCCCAAATCGCGAGCAGGTTCGGCTCCGCATTGACACTGGCCGGGTCGGCGTTGTCGGACATGCAGCCGGTTCGACGCGAGCTCGTACGACAGGTCATCGCGCTCGACCCTGTGATCGACCAGGCGATCGGAGAATCCTCGAGACTTCACTATCATTCGCGGGCGCTGCGGGCGGCAATGGATGGCCTGTTTGAAGCGCTGGCCGGTTGGTCGGCCGTGGTGCGGCGGCTCGCGCGCTTGCCGGATGACGCGGCTCGGCAGGAAGCCGATGCCGCGCTGAACAGCGTGCCACTGGAGCTGCGGTCCGCGCCGTCGCAGGGCGAAGCGATACCCTGGCTGGCCGACCCGACCGGGATGCGCCGCCTGTGTGAGGCGGCAGTGCGGCGGCTGATCGCCATGCCGGCCGATACGCCGTCACTGCGGCTGCTGGCCGACCAGACCGCCCGAGTGCTGGCCGGCTTGGCCCATTTGCTCGACGGACTGGCGTTGCTGGTTGCCGACCCTGCTCGCCCCCGCTCTCGCCACCGCCGCGTCAGGCTCCATGTACCCGACTGGTTGCCGGCATTCTTCAATGCCTCCCGCGCGTTCATCACGATCGGCGCGGTCGAGCTCTTCTGGATCGTGACCGCATGGCCAAACGGCGCATTGGCCATCACCTGGACAGCCATTTCGGTCATCCTGTTTGCGCCGAGAGCCGAGATGGCCTACGCGCAGGCGGCCGACTTCATGACGGGCACCGGCCTTGCCGTGGTTTGCGCCGCGATCTTCCTGTTTGCGCTGTTGCCGAACGTCGAGAGCTTCACCGGCTTGAGCGTCCTGATGGCGCTTTATCTGATTCCGGTGGGTGCCCTGATGGCCCAACCATGGCGGGTCTCGATGTTTACGCCAATGGCCGGCAATTTCGTGCCGCTGCTCGCGCCGGCCAACCAGATGAGCTACGACACCGTGCAATTCTACAACGCCGCGCTGGCGATCGTTGCGGGGTCTGGCGCCGCAGCGCTGTCGTTTCGCTTGCTGCCGCCGCTGTCACCGGCACTGCGGAGCGAGCGGCTGCTGGCGCTGAGCTTGCGCGACCTGCGCCGCCTCGCCACAGTCGCCGTCCACCGGCTCGGAGACGATTGGGAAGGCCGCATCTACAGCCGCCTCGCGGCTTTGTCGGACCAAGCCGAGCCGCTGCAGCGGGCGCAGCTCTTGACGGCGCTGTCAGTCGGGACCGAGATTATCCATCTTCGTCGCATCGCACCTCAACTGGGCTTGGTCTCGGAGCTCGACTCCGCGCTCGAGGCCCTTGCGCAAGGGAACAGCGTTGCTGCAACCGCAGGGCTGACCGCGCGTGATCAACGGCTTGCATTGCTAAGGCAGGGCGAACTGCAGACCTCGCTTGCGCAGCGAGAGCGCGGCCGAGTTCTCGTGATCTGCGACGCTTTGGTCCGACATCGCTGTTATTTTGACGCAGGAGCATCAACTTGA
- a CDS encoding LysR family transcriptional regulator codes for MNLRQLETFFWGAKLGSFVGASNRLRATQSTVSMRIQELERELGVILFERNQRSLRLTSKGRVLLPLAEQMIQLEAEIRSVIVASEAFSGTLRIGVAEVISVTWLPRLIKTMRETYPKISIEMDEALTLPLIDELRAGALDLVLAPGLHIENTFRSKHLGTMEFCWMASPSLPLPAAPITPRDMIAWPIITLSSQSHHRRSIDEWFQSEGVVFKRFDTCKSLNVAASLAAAGLGITFLPKRCYDKELKNGTLRIIETKPLMSAVLFSATTLINGTQPLAEIAAALAADISDFEQKSPS; via the coding sequence TTGAACCTCAGACAATTGGAAACCTTTTTTTGGGGTGCAAAGCTCGGCAGCTTCGTCGGAGCTTCCAATCGTCTCAGAGCGACGCAATCGACGGTGTCGATGCGAATTCAGGAGCTTGAGCGCGAGCTTGGCGTTATCCTGTTTGAGCGAAATCAACGAAGCTTGCGTCTGACTTCCAAGGGACGCGTGCTGCTTCCGCTGGCCGAGCAAATGATTCAGCTCGAAGCGGAAATCCGTTCCGTCATCGTCGCATCCGAAGCGTTTTCAGGCACGCTGCGGATTGGCGTTGCCGAAGTGATCTCGGTGACATGGCTTCCGCGCCTGATCAAAACGATGCGGGAAACCTATCCCAAGATCAGCATCGAGATGGACGAAGCGCTGACGCTGCCGTTGATCGACGAGTTGCGCGCTGGCGCGTTGGATCTGGTCTTGGCTCCGGGCTTGCATATCGAAAACACATTCAGGTCGAAACATCTTGGCACGATGGAGTTTTGCTGGATGGCAAGCCCTTCGCTTCCATTGCCCGCAGCGCCGATCACGCCGCGCGATATGATTGCCTGGCCAATCATTACGTTATCTTCTCAGTCGCACCACCGCCGTTCGATCGACGAATGGTTTCAATCCGAGGGCGTCGTCTTCAAGCGATTTGATACCTGCAAGAGCCTGAACGTGGCGGCGTCGCTAGCAGCCGCCGGCTTGGGAATTACGTTTTTGCCGAAACGATGTTACGATAAGGAGTTAAAGAACGGCACTCTTCGCATCATCGAGACGAAGCCGTTGATGTCGGCGGTGTTGTTCAGCGCGACCACCCTTATAAACGGCACGCAGCCGCTGGCTGAAATCGCCGCCGCACTCGCAGCCGACATCAGCGATTTCGAACAAAAATCCCCGTCTTAG
- a CDS encoding DUF1275 family protein codes for MANDFEIKPTNIRPPLVDESLGTKLLPSVLSVIAGSTDVISFLGLSGLFAAHITGNLVILAAHIVAGDEAPLALVLSVPVFIVVLAVTRLLAAGLERMHVASLRPLLLLQFLLLAGFLALCVGGGPLLNVNAAKAIVAGMLGVSAMAMQNALVQISLKGSPSTAVMTTNITRFVMDLGEVLLGRSRNDAVKAGERARRTGLAIAGFIVGCGIGAGCQAVVGLWALALPAGLALVALAMAVAAKLDGAQAHPFSPRLIVETSPQRADSYRATGSGTTSNAERG; via the coding sequence ATGGCGAACGACTTTGAAATCAAGCCAACCAATATCCGGCCTCCACTAGTCGACGAGTCGCTCGGAACCAAGCTGCTTCCGAGCGTGCTTAGCGTAATAGCCGGCAGTACGGACGTGATCAGCTTTCTCGGGCTCAGCGGCCTGTTCGCCGCCCATATCACCGGCAATCTTGTCATTCTGGCCGCGCACATCGTCGCCGGTGACGAAGCACCATTGGCTCTTGTGCTCTCGGTTCCCGTTTTCATCGTCGTGCTTGCCGTGACTCGGCTACTGGCGGCTGGCCTGGAGCGGATGCACGTCGCCTCGCTCCGGCCTCTGCTCCTTCTCCAATTCCTGTTGCTTGCTGGTTTTCTCGCCCTTTGCGTCGGTGGCGGTCCGCTGCTCAATGTAAACGCTGCAAAAGCGATCGTTGCCGGCATGTTGGGTGTTTCCGCGATGGCAATGCAAAATGCTCTTGTGCAGATCTCGCTAAAGGGGTCTCCATCCACCGCGGTGATGACGACCAACATTACCCGTTTCGTGATGGACCTCGGCGAGGTTCTGCTTGGGCGCAGTCGGAACGACGCGGTGAAGGCAGGCGAGCGCGCGAGGCGCACCGGACTCGCGATCGCGGGCTTCATCGTAGGCTGCGGCATCGGTGCCGGGTGTCAGGCCGTAGTTGGGCTGTGGGCGCTGGCGCTGCCCGCTGGCCTTGCGCTGGTGGCGCTCGCCATGGCTGTTGCGGCGAAACTCGACGGCGCTCAGGCCCACCCCTTCAGCCCTCGCCTCATTGTGGAGACGAGTCCGCAACGGGCCGACTCGTACCGCGCAACCGGATCAGGGACAACTTCCAATGCCGAACGTGGTTGA
- a CDS encoding iron-sulfur cluster-binding domain-containing protein, with protein sequence MMLAGGIGVTPMMSMVPELEAKGADYVLHYCTRTPENTAFLKDLGPGVEAKKVRLHHDNGDPSQGLDIKALVAAYVPGMHIYFCGPPGFMAAIKENLGAWPPHAVHFEHFSAPESDTVHENHPFKIAIRKTGEVLDVSASESIVDVLRARGYSIETDCREGFCGTCITRYVEGVPEHRDCVLSAEERKKYLMICCARAESPSLTLDL encoded by the coding sequence ATGATGCTCGCCGGCGGTATCGGCGTCACGCCGATGATGTCGATGGTTCCCGAGCTCGAGGCTAAGGGCGCGGATTACGTTCTGCATTACTGCACGCGAACCCCCGAGAACACGGCGTTTCTTAAAGATCTCGGTCCGGGTGTGGAAGCCAAAAAGGTTCGGCTTCACCACGACAATGGCGATCCTTCGCAAGGTCTCGACATCAAGGCGCTCGTCGCCGCTTACGTTCCGGGAATGCACATCTACTTCTGCGGTCCGCCCGGTTTCATGGCGGCGATCAAGGAGAACCTCGGCGCGTGGCCGCCGCATGCGGTTCACTTCGAGCACTTCTCAGCGCCGGAATCTGACACCGTCCACGAAAATCATCCGTTCAAAATAGCCATCCGCAAAACCGGCGAGGTTCTCGATGTCAGCGCATCGGAATCGATCGTCGATGTGCTGCGCGCGCGTGGTTACAGCATCGAGACAGATTGTCGCGAAGGCTTTTGCGGAACGTGTATCACGCGATACGTGGAGGGCGTGCCGGAACACCGCGACTGCGTGCTCAGCGCCGAGGAGCGCAAGAAGTACTTGATGATTTGCTGCGCGCGTGCCGAGAGTCCATCGCTAACGCTCGATCTTTAA
- a CDS encoding HlyD family secretion protein, protein MSDPETKPEPKNADLHVVRSAQPAVRKMHKAPIRTVPLLITLATTVFAVVLGWAMWDAYMGAPWTRDGTVRTYVVTMAPEVAGRIVELSAADNQFVQKGDLLLVIDPTNFKIALQLADAAVDQAQAMAQNAQREAERRRKLDDLSVSMEQKQTFDANAVAAQAQYQQAVANRDQAKVNLERTQIRSPVNGWVTNLLAQLGDYATVGRNEISIVDADSFWVDAYFEETQLASMQEGDPAEIKLMSYRQIVRGKVGSVARGINVSNAQPNQQGLATVNPIFTWVRLAQRVPVHIRIDQVPDGVRLVAGMTATVQVDARPGRPSN, encoded by the coding sequence ATGTCCGATCCTGAAACCAAACCGGAGCCCAAGAATGCTGATCTTCACGTCGTCCGCTCCGCACAGCCGGCAGTCCGCAAAATGCACAAGGCGCCGATCCGAACCGTTCCGCTTTTGATAACGCTCGCCACGACCGTGTTTGCCGTGGTTCTCGGCTGGGCGATGTGGGACGCGTATATGGGCGCGCCCTGGACACGCGACGGCACGGTGCGCACCTATGTCGTCACCATGGCGCCGGAGGTCGCAGGACGCATCGTCGAGCTATCGGCGGCCGACAATCAGTTCGTGCAGAAGGGCGATTTGCTGCTGGTGATCGACCCGACCAACTTCAAAATCGCCCTCCAGTTGGCCGATGCAGCGGTCGATCAGGCTCAGGCCATGGCCCAGAATGCACAGCGCGAGGCAGAACGCCGGCGCAAACTCGACGACCTGTCAGTTTCGATGGAGCAGAAACAGACCTTCGACGCGAACGCCGTCGCAGCCCAGGCGCAATATCAGCAGGCGGTCGCCAACCGCGATCAGGCCAAGGTTAATCTGGAGCGCACCCAGATCCGTTCTCCGGTGAACGGCTGGGTGACCAATCTCCTGGCGCAGCTGGGTGACTATGCCACCGTTGGACGGAACGAGATCTCGATCGTCGACGCCGATTCCTTCTGGGTGGACGCTTATTTCGAGGAAACGCAACTTGCCTCCATGCAGGAGGGCGATCCTGCCGAGATCAAATTGATGAGCTACCGGCAGATCGTTCGCGGCAAGGTCGGCAGCGTCGCGCGTGGCATCAACGTCTCAAACGCGCAACCAAACCAGCAAGGGCTTGCCACGGTGAACCCGATCTTCACTTGGGTACGCCTTGCTCAACGTGTGCCGGTGCACATCCGGATTGATCAGGTACCTGATGGGGTTCGCCTAGTCGCCGGCATGACAGCGACGGTCCAGGTCGACGCGCGACCTGGACGGCCGTCGAATTGA
- a CDS encoding FUSC family protein: MSKLKKLSLWDVVYALNMAIACGISYWIITHALQPLGDRDSDLLGGMWAVAATVFVFRETRRDSFSAGLARLIATCVSFALCLVYLWFFSFTALGMAALLGLGTLVMMLLNRRGDIVTTGITTAVVMVVAGMSPLNAWHQPLLRLIDTVVGIAVGVACKWIASRVFFRITGEPER; the protein is encoded by the coding sequence GTGAGTAAGCTAAAAAAACTCTCCTTGTGGGATGTCGTCTACGCCCTGAACATGGCCATCGCATGCGGGATCTCGTACTGGATCATTACCCATGCGCTTCAGCCTCTTGGCGACAGAGACTCCGATTTGCTGGGAGGGATGTGGGCGGTGGCTGCTACCGTGTTCGTGTTCCGCGAAACCCGCCGAGACAGTTTCTCGGCGGGGCTGGCGCGTTTGATCGCCACATGCGTGAGCTTTGCGCTGTGCCTTGTTTACCTGTGGTTCTTTTCATTCACCGCGCTGGGTATGGCTGCCTTGCTCGGATTAGGAACCCTGGTGATGATGCTGTTGAATCGACGCGGCGACATCGTAACGACCGGCATAACGACCGCTGTCGTCATGGTGGTCGCGGGAATGTCTCCCCTGAATGCATGGCATCAACCATTGTTGCGCCTGATCGACACCGTTGTCGGAATCGCAGTGGGCGTTGCATGTAAGTGGATCGCCTCGCGTGTCTTTTTCAGGATCACTGGGGAGCCGGAGCGATGA
- a CDS encoding aromatic ring-hydroxylating dioxygenase subunit alpha, whose amino-acid sequence MAANNAQPLATYACIENCWYMIGTASDFPKEKLTGHVVAKKPIVAWRTKQGQLVAYDDRCAHKRFPLSKGRMMKDGTLECAYHGLRYDMTGKCVMIPSHPTGPISPQAIVRPFPIIEQDGLVWLWPGDVEVSKTRKPPSLPEVGSDDWKTEIVGPMEIPANYLLLIENLLDITHFYPLHDGNIGDIENSRIPVDLEEGEEGGNRYAMTIRKVTNYKQPPYLVDWFHYDTVDRHHTHCMMSPAATRVVMRNAPVGQLSARDQVREFPGTLDLNTQERGYVLVHTHTPIDEKRHVWWVMINVPAHHKSQRFPDKQTATHIAEMFPDVVKEDKFALEEQQRMFEYPDDGYQEVFLKPDLAIRRARVIFQDLMREQEGHPHSVAAE is encoded by the coding sequence ATGGCCGCAAATAACGCTCAGCCGCTCGCGACTTACGCTTGCATCGAAAATTGCTGGTACATGATTGGGACTGCATCGGATTTTCCCAAGGAAAAGCTAACCGGCCACGTCGTCGCTAAAAAGCCCATCGTGGCTTGGCGGACCAAGCAGGGACAACTTGTCGCTTATGACGACCGTTGCGCCCACAAGCGATTCCCGCTGTCGAAGGGACGCATGATGAAGGACGGCACGCTGGAGTGCGCGTATCACGGCTTGCGATACGACATGACGGGAAAATGCGTGATGATCCCATCCCACCCGACGGGGCCGATTTCTCCGCAGGCCATCGTTCGTCCGTTCCCGATCATCGAGCAGGATGGCCTGGTATGGCTCTGGCCGGGAGACGTAGAAGTTTCAAAGACGCGCAAGCCGCCGAGCCTGCCGGAAGTCGGCTCAGACGACTGGAAAACCGAAATTGTCGGACCGATGGAGATTCCCGCCAACTATCTTCTCCTAATCGAAAATCTTCTCGACATCACCCATTTCTATCCGCTTCACGACGGCAATATCGGCGACATAGAAAACAGCCGTATTCCCGTCGATCTGGAAGAGGGTGAAGAAGGCGGCAATCGCTATGCGATGACCATTCGAAAAGTCACCAACTACAAACAGCCGCCTTATCTCGTCGACTGGTTTCACTACGACACCGTCGATCGGCATCACACCCATTGCATGATGAGCCCGGCCGCGACGCGTGTTGTCATGCGGAACGCCCCGGTCGGCCAGCTTTCCGCGCGAGACCAGGTCCGCGAGTTTCCGGGCACGCTCGATCTGAATACCCAAGAGCGAGGGTACGTTCTCGTTCACACCCACACCCCAATCGACGAGAAGCGCCACGTCTGGTGGGTGATGATCAACGTGCCGGCGCATCACAAGTCGCAGAGATTCCCAGACAAGCAGACCGCCACGCACATCGCCGAAATGTTCCCCGATGTCGTGAAGGAGGACAAGTTCGCTCTGGAAGAGCAGCAGCGCATGTTCGAATACCCTGATGACGGCTATCAGGAAGTGTTCCTGAAACCGGATCTTGCCATTCGCCGCGCGCGCGTGATTTTTCAGGATTTGATGCGCGAGCAGGAAGGCCATCCGCACAGCGTTGCCGCTGAGTAG
- a CDS encoding integrase core domain-containing protein has protein sequence MIALICFVLAVLASPFKSKSRLEAENAALRHQLAVLRRKLKGRAQLTNSDRWFFVRPYRWFPSILQVFTIIRPETLVRWHRAGFCHYWRWKSQRQGGRPPIDAELRRLIRQMSRENLLWGAPRIHGELLKLGFELAQSSVAKYMAKRRGPPSQGWQTFLRNHAPDIAAMDLFVVPTIGFKRLYGFVIVRLDRRDLVWINVTTNPTAEWVARQITEAFPWDEAPGYMIRDRDRIYGAVVRRRLRAMGIRDKPIAPASPWQNGFAERLIGSIRRECLDHIIVLGEAHLRRILKFYADYYNGVRTHRSLKKDTPIGRPIQRTGVITSNALLGGLHYQYSRV, from the coding sequence ATGATCGCGCTGATCTGCTTCGTTCTGGCCGTGCTGGCCTCGCCATTCAAGTCGAAGAGTCGGCTTGAGGCGGAGAATGCGGCGCTCCGACATCAACTGGCCGTCTTGCGACGCAAGTTGAAGGGGAGGGCCCAGCTTACGAACAGCGACCGGTGGTTCTTCGTCCGGCCCTATCGCTGGTTCCCATCGATCCTTCAGGTTTTCACAATCATCCGCCCAGAGACGTTGGTGCGTTGGCATCGGGCCGGCTTTTGCCACTATTGGCGTTGGAAATCACAGAGACAGGGAGGACGGCCGCCAATTGATGCAGAGCTGCGTAGGCTGATTCGGCAGATGAGCAGGGAGAACCTACTTTGGGGTGCGCCGCGCATCCATGGTGAACTGCTCAAGCTCGGGTTTGAATTAGCGCAGTCGAGTGTCGCTAAGTACATGGCCAAGCGACGCGGGCCACCAAGTCAGGGATGGCAAACTTTTCTGCGAAACCACGCGCCGGACATCGCCGCCATGGATTTGTTCGTGGTCCCGACCATCGGCTTTAAGCGGCTGTATGGCTTCGTGATTGTACGGCTTGATCGTAGAGATTTGGTCTGGATCAACGTGACAACCAACCCGACAGCGGAGTGGGTTGCTCGCCAGATCACCGAGGCGTTCCCCTGGGATGAAGCTCCGGGTTACATGATCCGGGATCGCGATCGGATCTACGGTGCCGTTGTCAGACGTCGATTGCGCGCCATGGGCATCCGGGACAAGCCTATCGCACCAGCCTCGCCTTGGCAGAATGGCTTTGCCGAACGGTTGATCGGATCGATCCGGCGCGAGTGTCTGGACCACATCATTGTCTTGGGCGAGGCACATCTGCGCCGAATTCTGAAATTCTATGCAGATTACTACAACGGGGTTAGAACGCATCGATCCCTGAAAAAAGATACACCGATAGGTCGTCCGATTCAGCGGACCGGTGTCATAACTTCAAACGCCCTCCTTGGCGGACTTCACTACCAATACTCCCGAGTTTAG
- a CDS encoding cytochrome c peroxidase produces MIAALLFVCPSAVLAAPVGSEDTGVGPPPALVPGQAPPLPKAGPLAQPRSPDQVGFPSALTASVIPPGSPLTPATVGLGEKLFFDSRLSGDGTVACATCHDPARAFTDGRPTSVGINGRVGQRNAPTVLNALYNKTQFWDGRVNTLEQQAALPITNPFEMGSASIDAAVGKIARDKDYQNQFMQAFGRGVNEQDMLRAIATYERTLISFNAPFDHFIAGDKNAIGDSAKRGWELFNTKARCNLCHASTDRQQDVTVFTDYDFHNIGVGIIRHQVVLCVPKTLYVFID; encoded by the coding sequence TTGATCGCCGCGCTTCTTTTTGTGTGCCCTAGCGCCGTGCTGGCCGCGCCAGTTGGAAGTGAAGACACCGGCGTCGGCCCACCGCCCGCACTTGTGCCCGGCCAGGCACCACCGCTGCCGAAAGCGGGACCGTTGGCTCAACCACGCTCACCAGATCAGGTCGGCTTCCCCTCGGCGCTGACCGCATCGGTGATCCCGCCGGGCAGTCCGCTCACGCCTGCCACAGTCGGGTTGGGCGAAAAGTTGTTCTTCGACAGCCGGCTGTCAGGCGATGGCACGGTCGCCTGCGCCACGTGCCACGATCCGGCTCGCGCTTTCACCGACGGCAGGCCCACATCGGTCGGCATCAACGGCCGCGTCGGTCAGCGCAACGCGCCAACCGTCTTAAATGCGCTCTACAATAAGACGCAGTTTTGGGACGGCCGAGTCAATACACTCGAGCAACAGGCAGCTCTCCCGATCACCAACCCATTCGAGATGGGCTCGGCCAGTATCGACGCTGCCGTCGGCAAAATTGCCCGTGATAAGGACTACCAAAATCAATTCATGCAAGCGTTCGGCCGTGGCGTAAATGAGCAGGACATGTTGCGCGCCATTGCCACCTATGAGCGGACGCTTATTTCGTTCAACGCTCCCTTCGATCATTTCATCGCGGGAGACAAAAACGCCATCGGCGACTCAGCCAAGCGTGGGTGGGAACTGTTCAACACCAAAGCCCGCTGCAACTTGTGCCACGCTTCGACGGATAGGCAGCAGGATGTAACGGTCTTCACCGATTATGATTTTCATAATATCGGCGTGGGAATCATCCGGCATCAGGTCGTCCTGTGTGTACCGAAAACCCTATACGTGTTTATCGACTGA